DNA from Hominilimicola fabiformis:
CGGAACATTCGATATTTCAACTCACACGCTCCGTGGGGAGCGTGACCACTCACACTGTTCGATTTAATGGAAAGTGAGGAATTTCAACTCACACGCTCCGTGGGGAGCGTGACCTAACCCCATTGTCGATTGGAATGATGAAAACATAATTTCAACTCACACGCTCCGTGGGGAGCGTGACCTTGATATTGACTTATCAGGGGATTGGTATAGACCGATTTCAACTCACACGCTCCGTGGGGAGCGTGACCAATAAGGAGGTTAAAACATGGCAAGAACGAAGAATTTCAACTCACACGCTCCGTGGGGAGCGTGACTAAGCAATACAATTTCTCACGAAGATTATGTGACCATTTCAACTCACACGCTCCGTGGGGAGCGTGACCGACACCCCCGAAGGCGCATTAATGGAAAGTGTTTTAATTTCAACTCACACGCTCCGTGGGGAGCGTGACCAAGCAATACAATTTCTCACGAAGATTATGTGACCATTTCAACTCACACGCTCCGTGGGGAGCGTGACCCCGCCCATTGCGAAACTGTCAGCCTTTCCGGTCATTTCAACTCACACGCTCCGTGGGGAGCGTGACCACGCTGAAATCTAATTATATTTGGAGATTTCATGAATTTCAACTCACACGCTCCGTGGGGAGCGTGACCATCCAACAGGCTATAATAAATGAATACATCTACATTTCAACTCACACGCTCCGTGGGGAGCGTGACATACAAAGGTACGATAAGAGGACCGCAAGGCATACATTTCAACTCACACGCTCCGTGGGGAGCGTGACTTTTATCAACAATTTCAGTTTCATCACCGTAACCATTTCAACTCACACGCTCCGTGAGGAGCGTGACTATGAGTTGGTGGTATTCGGCGACCTGTTTCGTATTTCAACTCACACGCTCCGTGGGGAGCGTGACGCACCTTTCGGGGTGCTTTTTTCGTACAAAAAATATTTCAACTCACACGCTCCGTGGGGAGCGTGACAAAAAGAAGTGTGGGAGCGTCTGACTGCCGTAGAGATTTCAACTCACACGCTCCGTGGGGAGCGTGACTACCTCTATATCCGAATACAAGACAACTTGCAAGATTTCAACTCACACGCTCCGTGGGGAGCGTGACGGCGAACACAAAAACAATATTATTGAGGCGGCATTTCAACTCACACGCTCCGTGGGGAGCGTGACTCTACATATTGTATATGTGAAGTCACACCACCACAACAGAGCGGACATTTTACTAAAAATCACTTTAAAAATCGATATTTTTTACATAATATGTATTATTTTTTCAGCGAACCTCCATATAAAACCAATATCACTGCACGTTCGCTCACAAAATCAAACTGCCCTCAGGGTCATATGTTTCCTTTGCACCTATATGCTCCACTCTCCTCTTCCAATTATTACCCAAATAATAGAATCGAAGGCTATCTTGTTCTTCATCAATAATTTTCATAAGTCTATCTTTTAATTTCAAGAATGTTCCGTAATCAACATCAACTTCAAACACAGAATTTTGCACTCTTTGTCCGTAATTAACACATTCCTTTGCAACCTTGCGAAGTCTTTTCCTGCCTGCCGCATCGACAGTTGACACATCATAACTTACCAAAGTCATCATCAATATCACCTACTTTGCCAAATAACACGGATACTCGTCAATTTCACCACGCACAAATTTTGCAAGCAACATACTTTGCACATACGGCAAAAGTCCAATAGGGATTTTTTCCTTCAAATACGGATGTATCATATCGGTACGTTTTTTCTCCTGCCATTTTGAGAGCACCTTTTTCCTGCCGTCATCATTCAAGAAAACTGCACCGCTTAACTGTACATCAAAATCTTCGGGTTTAATAATTTTAAGATTTATTAATGTCAACACAAATCTTTCAACAATACATCTCCCCTCCTCGACCAAATCACACGCAAGCGATTCACGTCCGGGGCGAAGCGAATGATAAAATCCCATATAACTGTCCAATCCCACACTTTCAAGTGCCGCCGCATATTCACGGGTAAAAATCGTATATAAAAACGACAACATTGCATTCACCCTATCGAGCGGAGGTCTTTTACTTCTCATTGCAAAACAGAAATCGTCTTTTTGATGAAGAATAAGGCTGTCAAACACATCAAAATATGCCTTTGCACCGTTCCCCTCCGTACCGAGTATGCCGTCATAATCATCTGTGATATACACGCTTTTAATACAACCGTCCAAGCGTTCTATACAATGAGTCAGCTTGCCGTCCTCATCAATTTGCGGATAATCTTTAAGCGTTCTTTTCACAACACTTTTTGTATTCGCCAATTTTGCGGCAACGGTATTTTGTCTTAAAAGTGCAGGCGGTTTTGAAAAAAGTTCGTATTGACGTTTTCTCAGCAACACATTTCCGTGTGACGCACCCTGCACGCGAGCCAAAAATCTGCCTGACGGAGATATGAAGTTAATCGGTATGCCGTAATCGGCACACTTTCCCATGAGTGCAGGCGAACAGCCAAGATAGCTGAAACAAAATATTGCCTCAATATTTGAAAACGGAAGTCGTAATTTAACCTCATTATTTTCCTTACATACAACATTTTCGCCGTCGAGAGTCATGTATATATTTTCATTCGTGACATACAAAGTATTCAAAAGTTTTCTCATACGCAATCCTCCTCAATAAGCTGTTTAATGCTGTACTTTTTCGTTTTAGGCATACACAAATCTTTAATCGAGCAACCACTGCACTTTTGACCTTTTATTTTTGGAGGAATAACACCGCTTTCCATTACGTTTTGCATTTTACCGACCAAATCATCTAGCAATGCTTTATACCTGTCGTACTCCTCATCAAACGGCATTTTCACACGTTTTTTTGTATCGGCATAATATATGCACCCCTCACTGTTGCATTTCCAAATATAGTCCGCACACAATTTTTGAGCAAACACCTGTATCGCGTCAGTTTCTCTTATAGAGCCGTCTTTAGGCTGTGTAGGCTTGTATTCCACAAGTCTGACAGTGTACTTTCCGTCAAGACCGTCTATCGGTACGCCGTCTTTATTTTTGCAAAACTCTATACAATCCGCAACGCCATACAAACCAAGTTCATCATTATACAAAGTAACCGAGCTTAAAACAACCTTGTTATTGCTTTTGAATTGGTGTTTGCCTGAATGTACGTTTTCGTGCATAATATTCGCCAACACAACCGAAACATTTTCAGCCCAAGCATTCTCAATTTCAAGCAATCCGAATCTTCTCGGGCAATACATATAATGCTGTATTGTCCTTATATTAATCATGATTTTTCCTGAAGTTCTACTCCTTCAGGCATATTTTTATCAACAGTGATTTCATAGTCATTGAAACTTCTCGGAACTTCCACTCCGTCTTTTTTGCTGATAACAATTTTGTCAAACAACACATTCGCCGGAGCATTTCCGAGTAAGGAATCATGCTTGAATACATAAAGTTTTCTTACGCACATTTTACCTCTTGCGGCACTTCTGTCGTGTTCAAACATATTGATAATGGCCTTCCACAAAAGTTCAAGATCTTCTTCCGAAAACTTAGTAATTTTCTGTGCAAGCATAGCCGACACATATCCGTCAGCTCTGTACAAGCCATACGGTACTATGCTCTTTCTGCCCATAGTAGCACTATCACTTTCATTTGTTCTTGCCTGTCTTGTAATTGTTATATCCTGTGTAAATATCGGATCAACACTCTTTGCAAAACTAATCTGAACAGGACCTCTGACAATACCGCATGGGTCGTTACCTGTACTCATAACCGCACCGAATGTTCTTACATCAAAATAATTTTGACATATGTAATCTCTTGCTGCTCTTACCGCCTCAGGATTTTTACCCTTTTGACCTGTCTTTTCGCCTATTACCTCATATGCCTCCGTAAATTTTGTGTTAAGTGCCTTATCAGGCTTTACTAGAATATTATAATACGGCTCATCTTCTTTAAAAATTTCCACAAAGTTGCGAATTTTTCTCTTTAAGCACACATCTGTAACAAGTCCTGCCGACGTTTCGGGATCAATTCTCGGCATATTGCCTGCATCGGGATCACCGTTGGGATTTCCGTTTTCTACATCAAAAATAACTGTAAATTCGTATCTGTTTTTAATTGGTTCCATAATTTTCTACTTCCTTTCATATTTCCTTAGTTTTTGTGTCATTTGGTTTATATAAATCTTGCATTTGCTGATAATAGCCTATAATAAACTTACCTTGCTCGCTAAGCGGTAATGTCTTTGGAAATTTGCCGTTTAGCTTGTCCATAATTTCACCCGTAACTATCTTATATTTAACTTTATATTCAAGTTTTTCAATGTGGTATTGCGAAAGCTTTATAAGTTTCGGAAATACCGTTGACGGATTTGCACAAGCTGACGCAAAATATGAATCCTTAATTGTTCTGTTCAATCCAGGTAATGCGTCCGATTGAACCTTTTCAAGTACGGCAAAAAGTCTGCCGCACAGATACGCTTGATTATTATTTTCAATATCAAGTGCCATTTTTATCTCCTCCTTATTTTTTGAATATCTATCTTTTCTGTTTATGCAAGCCTTGATAATACCTGCACGAACATAATTTACCGATTTATCCGTTTTCACTCGTCTTACGGCATTTTCAAGCAAAGACTCGGGATAACGTGTACCGTTTATTATCGCACCGAACACCGAAGCCATAAGCGGCGGCGGTGTGGTGTAATTTGTGCTTTGAGGCGGTTTTAATTCTCGGAATATTCGCCACATCGGTATATTTCCTTTTGAATTAACAATCATCATATCTGCTTGGTGTCTTGCTATATGTGAAAATATGTTGCCGAATTTATCACGGTATATAAATTTTTGTGCAAGACGCGAAACATTCGGAGCAATTCCCACAATATAAAACTCAACATTTTTATCAATATCGAGTTCTGTAAAATCGGGACTTTTGCCCTGATTTACGTCATTAAGCGATTTAAGCAAAATACCGTTCATTTCATCTGCATCAATCTTATCGTCAAAGCCAAGCATTGAAGCAAACAAATCCGTTTCTTTTGAATCGTCATCTGACATCGCCCAAAATACAACTGTCATATCATCAAGATATATTCTGTGATTTTTGTCTGCGATTAAAGTGTTTAATGCCTCTGTGTAGTGTTTCATAGTAGTTTGCGTTATGGAACTGTTGTACGCCTGTTCTTTGCCGTATGAACACTCTGCCGTATTATTTACGCAAACCATTAACGCACCTGTTGCATTTGCATTTCTTACACCCTTGATTTTATCGTGCGTTACCGATATTTCGCCTTTTTCTCCCGTAACGGCACATATGTCATTACCCTGCACCGGTCCGACTGATTTTTTCAGTTCCGTTATCTTTTGAGCAATTTCGCCGTCAGTATCGTGCAATTTTATTTCAGGGTGTCCGTCAAGACCGAAAATAAAATTCGCCGTCGAGTATGCCTTGCCGAGATTTACAAGCAACTCATTTTCGATTTCGTCCTGCGGATTCCACTTTTGCAGAAAGTTTCTGTATGCCGTAACTATATCCGATGTCATACCCTCTGTAAATTCAAGGTTTTTGTCCACAAACGCTTTATGCGATTTCTTCGCCTTATCCGTACTGTCCTCAGTTGAATATGTACCGCTCTTATTGTCGTAATTAAGTCCGAAAATATATAACGGTCTGTGTTCGACAATATTTCCGTCTATACCAGGTTTCTGTGTTCTCTCCGGCAAAACCACCGATATAGGCTGAAGTTTGGTTTTACCCTTACTGTCGGGTTCACTTTCCTGCTCCACGTTTATAATATCGCTTACTGTACCGTCTTTTCTCAGCATAATCATATGCGTGATATTCTGTCTTGAAAAACCGTCTTTGCAAACCTTGTCATTTCTCGCAAGAATATCATAATATTCATTCAAAGCCTTTATCAGCATTTCATCATCTCCCTATATTTTGCTACATCTATAACACCGTCAATCATATGCGGTCTGTAAAAAAGTGCGTCTGCCTTGTCCGAAAAATTACGTTTATCCCAATCATTATCTTTCGGATGTCCACCGTCCTCAAACTTCATATGATACAGCATAAATCCTAAATCCGTATCACCTTTTAACGTATCCGAAACATTTTCAAGCGGAAATTCCTCCACAAGCTCAATACTCTTTACGGGAAATTCACGACACCCAAGCACAGGTTGTCTGAATTGTTGACCGTTTCTTAAACGTCTTAGAAGAATATTATTATGCTTTTCCTCCGACTCGTCATCATGGTCACTCTG
Protein-coding regions in this window:
- the cas2 gene encoding CRISPR-associated endonuclease Cas2; translated protein: MMTLVSYDVSTVDAAGRKRLRKVAKECVNYGQRVQNSVFEVDVDYGTFLKLKDRLMKIIDEEQDSLRFYYLGNNWKRRVEHIGAKETYDPEGSLIL
- the cas1c gene encoding type I-C CRISPR-associated endonuclease Cas1c; this encodes MRKLLNTLYVTNENIYMTLDGENVVCKENNEVKLRLPFSNIEAIFCFSYLGCSPALMGKCADYGIPINFISPSGRFLARVQGASHGNVLLRKRQYELFSKPPALLRQNTVAAKLANTKSVVKRTLKDYPQIDEDGKLTHCIERLDGCIKSVYITDDYDGILGTEGNGAKAYFDVFDSLILHQKDDFCFAMRSKRPPLDRVNAMLSFLYTIFTREYAAALESVGLDSYMGFYHSLRPGRESLACDLVEEGRCIVERFVLTLINLKIIKPEDFDVQLSGAVFLNDDGRKKVLSKWQEKKRTDMIHPYLKEKIPIGLLPYVQSMLLAKFVRGEIDEYPCYLAK
- the cas4 gene encoding CRISPR-associated protein Cas4 is translated as MINIRTIQHYMYCPRRFGLLEIENAWAENVSVVLANIMHENVHSGKHQFKSNNKVVLSSVTLYNDELGLYGVADCIEFCKNKDGVPIDGLDGKYTVRLVEYKPTQPKDGSIRETDAIQVFAQKLCADYIWKCNSEGCIYYADTKKRVKMPFDEEYDRYKALLDDLVGKMQNVMESGVIPPKIKGQKCSGCSIKDLCMPKTKKYSIKQLIEEDCV
- the cas7c gene encoding type I-C CRISPR-associated protein Cas7/Csd2; its protein translation is MEPIKNRYEFTVIFDVENGNPNGDPDAGNMPRIDPETSAGLVTDVCLKRKIRNFVEIFKEDEPYYNILVKPDKALNTKFTEAYEVIGEKTGQKGKNPEAVRAARDYICQNYFDVRTFGAVMSTGNDPCGIVRGPVQISFAKSVDPIFTQDITITRQARTNESDSATMGRKSIVPYGLYRADGYVSAMLAQKITKFSEEDLELLWKAIINMFEHDRSAARGKMCVRKLYVFKHDSLLGNAPANVLFDKIVISKKDGVEVPRSFNDYEITVDKNMPEGVELQEKS
- the cas8c gene encoding type I-C CRISPR-associated protein Cas8c/Csd1 encodes the protein MLIKALNEYYDILARNDKVCKDGFSRQNITHMIMLRKDGTVSDIINVEQESEPDSKGKTKLQPISVVLPERTQKPGIDGNIVEHRPLYIFGLNYDNKSGTYSTEDSTDKAKKSHKAFVDKNLEFTEGMTSDIVTAYRNFLQKWNPQDEIENELLVNLGKAYSTANFIFGLDGHPEIKLHDTDGEIAQKITELKKSVGPVQGNDICAVTGEKGEISVTHDKIKGVRNANATGALMVCVNNTAECSYGKEQAYNSSITQTTMKHYTEALNTLIADKNHRIYLDDMTVVFWAMSDDDSKETDLFASMLGFDDKIDADEMNGILLKSLNDVNQGKSPDFTELDIDKNVEFYIVGIAPNVSRLAQKFIYRDKFGNIFSHIARHQADMMIVNSKGNIPMWRIFRELKPPQSTNYTTPPPLMASVFGAIINGTRYPESLLENAVRRVKTDKSVNYVRAGIIKACINRKDRYSKNKEEIKMALDIENNNQAYLCGRLFAVLEKVQSDALPGLNRTIKDSYFASACANPSTVFPKLIKLSQYHIEKLEYKVKYKIVTGEIMDKLNGKFPKTLPLSEQGKFIIGYYQQMQDLYKPNDTKTKEI